The Cytobacillus firmus genome segment AACAGCTTGAAAAAACATTCCGAACCAACATCTTTTCATTTTTCCATCTGACAAAGGCAGTACTGCCACACCTGAAAAAAGGAAGCTCCATCATCAATACTGCATCAATAACCGCTTATGAAGGAAACGAACAGCTAATCGACTACTCTTCTACAAAAGGTGCGATAGTCTCCTTCACACGCTCATTGGCCAAATCGCTGGCTGGACAGGGAATTCGCGTAAATGGAGTGGCTCCGGGACCTATTTGGACACCGCTTATTCCATCTACATTCACAGCCGATAAGGTATCAAAATTCGGATCAAATACCCCAATAGGCAGAGCAGGACAGCCTTATGAATTGGCTCCTGCCTACGTCTATCTTGCCAGTGATGATTCTTCTTATGTGAGCGGCCAGATGATCCATGTCAACGGCGGAACAATTGTTAATGGGTAAGCAAAATGAAAGGGAAGCCTGCCGCAGGCTTCCCTATTTTATGATACTATCTCTGGATCTTCAGTTAGCGGACTGCTGCATGAACAGCGTTTTACAATTTTATGTGGAATAATAATCCGCTTTACAGGCTCCCTGGGATTTTCAATTCTGTATATGAGGCTTCTGGCAGATTCAAATCCCAAATCGAAAATGTTGATATCGACAGAAGTCAGCGGCGGTCTGGACATTTCAGCTAACAGTACGTTATTAAAGCTGATGATTGACATATCTTCCGGAACTTTAATTCCCAATTCATCCAATGTATTCAGGACGCCTAATGCCATTAAGTCGTCGGCAACCACAAGGGCGGTTGGAGGTTTATTAAGGGAGATGAGGCCTCTGACAGCCTCCTGGCCTCCTTCTTTTAAGAACTCCTCATGAACAATATATTCATTTACAAGTTCAATGCCAGCGTCCCTTAAAGCTTTTTCATAGCCAAGCAGGCGTTCAACTGTAACGGTTAAATTCAAATTCCCTCCGACAAATGCGATTTGCTTATGGCAGAGCTTTATCAAGTATTCCGTTACTTCTTTGGCAGCGCGGAAATTATTATTATCCACGTAAGTGACTTCTTCTTCATCTGTAAAAGGCTTGCCTATAACCACAAACGGGAAATCTCTTTCCTTTAAAAAGGCGAGGACTTTATCCTCCACTTTTGAATAAAGCAAAATTACTCCATCTACCCGGCCGCCCTGTACCATCTGGATCACGCCTTCATAGATTTCATCATCCGTTTTTCCGGTTGTCATATGGAGGGCATAATGCCTTTCATGTGCACCCTCACTCAGACCTCTAAGGACAGTTGGAAAGAATGGGTTCTGAAATACAACATCTGTGGAGCTTGGCATTATCAGTCCAATTGCGCGGGTTG includes the following:
- a CDS encoding SDR family oxidoreductase, yielding MSNTQNNPQEFPPQHQDHQPGTEAPMQPEPQTVDPNYKGSDKLKGKVVLITGGDSGIGKSAAIYFAKEGASVAIVYLEEHEDAEKTKEAIQAEGQECLLISGDIGSETFCKDAVSKTLDKFGQIDVLVNNAAEQHPQKSLLDITAEQLEKTFRTNIFSFFHLTKAVLPHLKKGSSIINTASITAYEGNEQLIDYSSTKGAIVSFTRSLAKSLAGQGIRVNGVAPGPIWTPLIPSTFTADKVSKFGSNTPIGRAGQPYELAPAYVYLASDDSSYVSGQMIHVNGGTIVNG
- a CDS encoding LacI family DNA-binding transcriptional regulator, with amino-acid sequence MAVTIKDVAKMAKVAPSTVSRVIANNPRISEKTKQKVREAMKQLGYHPNFIARSLASQSTRAIGLIMPSSTDVVFQNPFFPTVLRGLSEGAHERHYALHMTTGKTDDEIYEGVIQMVQGGRVDGVILLYSKVEDKVLAFLKERDFPFVVIGKPFTDEEEVTYVDNNNFRAAKEVTEYLIKLCHKQIAFVGGNLNLTVTVERLLGYEKALRDAGIELVNEYIVHEEFLKEGGQEAVRGLISLNKPPTALVVADDLMALGVLNTLDELGIKVPEDMSIISFNNVLLAEMSRPPLTSVDINIFDLGFESARSLIYRIENPREPVKRIIIPHKIVKRCSCSSPLTEDPEIVS